The following are from one region of the Rhodothermales bacterium genome:
- a CDS encoding amidohydrolase family protein, with translation MKHLLPLAALLLVLAPSLAPHAAQAQDQAQTVTAIQTRAVVDVENGTLIDNAIVLVQGNRITAVGADIRIPAGARTVDLSDRYVLPGLIDTHTHVTLTPGYGDNNPILNKSIPYRTVEAVAAVRATLMAGFTTIRDLDSEGADWVDVAVRDAVNDDLVPGPRMQVATLAISITGGYMNTDGYAPQLDLPQFGALADSPAEIVKTLRTQVKYGADWIKLYATGTTRHIDLDNMEPLPQFTDEDIQLVVQEAARFNKPVAAHAYGGHAARAAVEAGVRSIEHGMMLDDATLRLMAEKGTFWVPTINVYFPSEPGAALTEREQAITDSHRRVFRNALDRNVRIAYGTDAGALPHGDNAIDFARMVEYGMTPAQALRSATATAAELMQWDDVLGTVEAGKLADLIAVEGNPLEDIGALWNVRFVMKDGVTYRYDP, from the coding sequence ATGAAACACCTGCTTCCACTCGCCGCCCTCCTTCTTGTGCTCGCACCGAGCCTCGCCCCGCACGCCGCGCAGGCGCAAGACCAAGCCCAGACCGTCACCGCCATCCAGACCCGCGCGGTGGTGGACGTCGAAAACGGAACCCTCATAGACAACGCCATCGTGCTGGTGCAGGGCAACCGGATAACGGCGGTCGGCGCCGACATCCGGATTCCGGCTGGCGCGCGCACCGTCGACCTGTCGGACCGTTACGTCCTGCCCGGCCTTATCGACACCCACACGCACGTGACACTCACGCCCGGGTATGGCGACAACAACCCCATCCTGAACAAGTCCATCCCCTACCGGACCGTGGAAGCCGTGGCGGCCGTCCGAGCGACGCTGATGGCCGGCTTCACCACCATCCGTGACCTGGATTCGGAAGGCGCCGACTGGGTGGATGTGGCGGTGCGCGATGCGGTGAACGACGACCTGGTGCCCGGTCCGCGCATGCAGGTGGCCACGCTGGCCATCTCCATCACCGGCGGATACATGAACACCGACGGATACGCTCCGCAACTCGACTTGCCGCAGTTCGGCGCCCTGGCCGATTCCCCTGCGGAAATCGTCAAAACCCTCCGGACCCAGGTCAAATACGGCGCCGACTGGATAAAACTCTATGCCACGGGCACCACGCGCCACATCGACCTGGACAACATGGAGCCCCTGCCCCAATTCACCGACGAAGACATCCAACTGGTGGTGCAGGAAGCCGCGCGCTTCAACAAGCCCGTGGCCGCCCATGCCTACGGCGGACATGCGGCTCGCGCCGCGGTCGAGGCCGGCGTGCGCTCCATTGAGCACGGCATGATGCTGGACGACGCGACCCTGCGTCTCATGGCCGAAAAGGGCACGTTCTGGGTGCCGACCATCAACGTCTACTTCCCGTCCGAGCCCGGAGCGGCCCTCACCGAACGGGAGCAGGCCATCACGGATTCGCACCGCCGTGTTTTCCGGAACGCCCTCGACCGGAACGTCAGGATTGCCTACGGCACGGATGCGGGCGCGCTACCACACGGCGACAACGCCATCGATTTCGCACGGATGGTGGAATACGGCATGACGCCAGCCCAGGCCCTGCGCTCGGCGACCGCCACGGCCGCCGAGCTCATGCAATGGGATGATGTCCTGGGAACAGTCGAAGCCGGAAAACTGGCCGACCTGATTGCCGTCGAGGGCAATCCCCTGGAAGACATCGGGGCCTTGTGGAACGTCCGCTTCGTCATGAAAGACGGCGTGACGTACCGGTACGACCCCTGA
- a CDS encoding membrane dipeptidase has protein sequence MIRHSAFKFLPLAALLLVAGCAQETESEEALVERARGIHERVITLDTHDDINVSNFTEEQNYTMDLSTQVTLPKMREGGLDVAWLVVYTGQGDLTDEGYAAAYENAMAKFEAIHWLTQEKAPDQIGLALNSDDVRRLVDEGKLVAMIGVENAYPLGENLDNIRLFHELGARYMSLSHNGHSQFSDSNTGERDDIWMHNGLSDLGREAIALMNRYGIMIDLSHPSKAANVETMQLSRAPVMASHSSARGLNDVSRNLDDEELLLLKENGGVVQTVAFRSYVDSEKDAAYRAAVDSVRSAIAAEMGIELVSSRRELFEMSPEDRAAYNERVAPIEDALQAQMGDLGVEPVNVADFVDHIDYMVDLIGIDHVGISSDFDGGGGVDGWMDASETFNVTLELVRRGYTEEEIGKLWSGNLLRVLDDVQRIAAEIQLDM, from the coding sequence ATGATCCGACATTCCGCCTTCAAATTCCTTCCGTTGGCAGCGCTTCTCCTGGTCGCCGGCTGCGCCCAGGAAACCGAATCGGAAGAGGCCCTCGTTGAGCGCGCGCGCGGCATCCATGAGCGCGTCATTACGCTCGATACGCACGACGACATCAACGTCAGCAATTTCACGGAAGAGCAGAACTACACCATGGACCTGTCCACCCAGGTCACGCTGCCCAAGATGCGTGAAGGGGGTCTGGACGTGGCCTGGCTCGTGGTCTACACCGGACAGGGCGACCTGACGGACGAGGGCTATGCCGCAGCCTATGAGAACGCCATGGCCAAGTTCGAGGCCATCCACTGGCTGACGCAGGAAAAGGCGCCGGACCAGATCGGCCTCGCACTGAATTCGGACGACGTTCGGCGCCTGGTGGACGAGGGCAAGCTGGTAGCCATGATCGGGGTGGAAAATGCCTACCCGCTCGGGGAGAACCTGGACAACATCCGGCTCTTCCACGAGCTGGGTGCCCGTTACATGTCTTTGTCGCACAACGGCCACAGCCAGTTCTCGGATTCCAACACCGGCGAACGGGACGATATCTGGATGCACAACGGATTGAGCGATCTCGGCCGTGAGGCCATCGCCCTCATGAACCGCTATGGCATCATGATCGACCTGTCGCATCCGTCGAAGGCGGCCAACGTGGAAACCATGCAGCTCTCCCGGGCACCGGTCATGGCATCGCATTCATCCGCGCGCGGCCTGAACGATGTCAGCCGGAACCTGGATGACGAAGAACTCCTGCTGCTGAAGGAAAACGGCGGCGTTGTGCAGACCGTTGCGTTCCGCAGTTACGTGGATTCAGAAAAGGATGCCGCGTATCGCGCGGCCGTCGATTCGGTGCGCTCGGCGATTGCCGCTGAGATGGGTATCGAACTGGTTTCCAGCCGCCGTGAGTTGTTTGAAATGTCGCCTGAGGACCGGGCGGCCTACAACGAGCGCGTTGCTCCCATTGAGGATGCCCTGCAGGCCCAGATGGGCGACCTGGGTGTCGAGCCCGTGAACGTCGCCGACTTCGTGGACCACATTGACTATATGGTCGACCTCATTGGTATTGACCATGTGGGCATTTCCTCCGACTTCGACGGCGGTGGCGGCGTGGATGGCTGGATGGATGCATCCGAGACGTTCAACGTGACGCTCGAATTGGTCCGTCGCGGCTACACCGAAGAGGAAATCGGCAAGTTGTGGAGCGGCAACCTGCTTCGCGTGCTGGACGACGTCCAGCGGATTGCCGCGGAAATCCAGTTGGATATGTAG